The DNA region TGCGCCAAGTGGCCAGCTGCTCAACGCAGCGTTTCGGGTATTCATCCAGCGGCACTTTATAACGCTCAATCAGATCTTCACGGCCTGGCTTAATAAACCACGGCGTATATTCGGCAAAATGCTCTGAGGATTCGGTCACGAAGTAGCCCAGTTTTTTTAACATTTCATAGCGCACGATATTTTCACAGCGTGCATTGCCATGCGCATTGGGTTTCGGTGCGGTGCCCTGTTCATAAGCCTTCAGCAGGTCAGGATAGAGACTGACGTAGTCGCCCTCGCCGGTTTTTTTCTCCAGCGACAGATAAAACGCCATATGGTTGATACCGGCGCAACGATAGCGCAGCGAGGCGGGATCGAGATCGAGATCGCGCGCCAGCTCTTCTGCCGTGCCCTGCACGGAGTGGCACAACCCGACCTGTTTGATGTGCGGATAGCGCGCGTACATCGCCCAGGTATTCATCGCCATGGGGTTCACGTAGTTAAGCATCGTGGCATTCGGGCAGACCTCGGTCATGTCTTCACAGATCTGCCACAGGTGAGGAATGGTGCGCAGGGCGCGCATAATGCCGCCCGGGCCGAGCGTATCGGCAATGGTTTGTTCCAGTCCGTGGCGTTTGCAGACGTCAAAATCGGTGACGGTACAGGGTTCGTATCCGCCAATCTGGAAGGCAACCACCACGAAGTCCGCCCCTTTGAGGGCGCTTTTGCGGTCGGTGTAGCAGGTGATATCGCCGTGGGCACCGGCGGAGTCCATCAGTTTACGCACCACAATGTGCGACTCTTCCAGACGGGTTTCATCGATATCCATCAGGGCAATGTGGGCAGACTTCAGCGCCGGACGATGAAAAACATCACCAAGGATGTTTTTGACAAAAATCGTGGAGCCCGCGCCGATAAAGGTAATTTTGGGTGCTGACATGTTCTCTCTCCGTGGCGTATTTGAACGCTGTCAGAGTGGCATGCCGGTTTTCGTTTCTCTTCCCTCTTCCCGGATGAACCTTCCTGAAAGCTACGATTTTTTTGATTGCCTGTTTTAATCTGAGGTTTCCGTACTTTTTCATCAGGAAAGAAGAATATTCAAAGGAAACAATAAGGTTAACCTGTTCATTTGCGGAAACCCTTCGTCAGTTCACGGTAAGTTTTCAGATTCTGCGCAACAATTTCTGATAATTCAGGATACGGAGAACATCATGGATTTCACCTCAGCGCCTCTGCCGCCCGATCCGCATATGTGCAACAGTACCGACAGCACCACGCGCAGCCCGCTGTCGCTCTATTCTGAATACCAGCGCATGGATATTGAGCTGCGCATTCCGGAATATATGGATGCCTGCCACTGGCATGGTCAGGTAGAAGTGAACGTGCCGTTCGACGGTGACGTGGAATATTTAATTAACAATGAAGTGGTGCAGATCAAACAGGGGCACATCACGCTGTTCTGGGCCTGTACGCCGCATCAACTCACCTGTCCGGGCAGCTGCAGCAATATGGCGATATTTAATCTGCCGATGCATCTGTTTCTCTCATGGCCGCTGGACAAACAGCTGATCAATCACGTAACGCACGGCATGGTGATTAAATCCCTCGCCGCTCAACAGCTGAGTCCGTTTGAGGTTCGCCGCTGGCAGCAGGAGATAAACAGCCCAAACGAACAAATCCGTCAGCTGGCGATTGATGAAATCGGGCTGATGCTCAAACGCTTTAGCTTGTCGGGCTGGCAGCCGATTCTGGTCAATAAAACCGCCCGCTCGCGCAGCAGCGGCAATAGTGTCTCGCGCCATGCCCGCTTTTATGTCAGCCAGATGCTGGAATTTATCGGCGCCAATCATAATCGGCCGCTGACCATTGAAAGCGTGGCGGAACACGTCAAGCTCAACCCAAACTATGCGATGGGCATCTTTCAGCGCGTGATGCAGTTGACCATGAAGCAGTACATCACGGCGATGCGGGTTAATCATGTGCGGGCGCTGTTAAGCGATACCGATAAATCCATTCTTGATATTGCGCTAACGGCGGGTTTCCACTCCAGCAGCAGCTTTTACAGCACCTTTAATAAATATGTTGGCATGTCGCCACAGCACTATCGCAAGCTCAGGCAACAGAGAGGCACGATTGGGTAAGTTGTTACCTGAAAGCCGTTATTTCGTGTAAGAACGCTGCCGATCAGCAATGCAGGGCAACACACACGCTAATTTACGATCTTAACCGCTGCCATGCGTTGCCCGCTTTTACGCGGCGCGATCAACGATTTATGTTCACAAATGCCGGCCAAAGCGCTACTCTTTAAACATGCATTTTAAATACAACTTTAAACAGAGGTGAACAGCTATGGTGACTTCAGAACAGAAAGATCTTGTGAAAGCGACCGTTCCGGTTCTCAGGGAAAATGGCGTGGCGCTGACCGATTATTTCTACAAGCGCATGCTGAAGAATAATCCGCAGCTGAAAGAGACCTTTAATATGGGCCACCAGCGCAGCGGCGCGCAGGCTAAAGCACTTGCGGGTGCCGTGCTGGCTTATGCCGAAAATATTGACGACCCTTCGGTGCTCGCGCCGGTGGTTGAGCTGATCTGCCATAAACATGTCAGCCTGAATATTCAGGCGCCCGATTACGATATCGTGGGTGAAAACCTTCTGCACTCCATCAGCGAGGTGCTGAACATTTCAATGGAAGATAAGCTGATTGCCGCCTGGGCTTCGGCCTATCAGCAGCTGGCCGATCTCTTCATCGCCACGGAAAAATCCCTTTATGCGCAGCAGGAGAAAACACCGGGCAGCTGGCTGGGCTGGCGTGACTTTGTTGTCGCGCGGAAAGAGAAAGAGAACAGCGAAATCACCTCTTTCTATCTGATGCCCAAAGATGGCAAAGCCCTGCCGACCTATAAGCCGGGCCAGTACATTACCGTGCGGGTGATGGTGCCGGCGCTCGGCATTAAACAACCGCGTCAGTACAGCCTGTCCGACAGCCCTGGCGGAGAATACCTGCGTATTTCAGTGAAGCGTGAAGATTCGCGGGCGGAAAATCAGGATCCGGGCTACGTCTCTTCAACCTTGCACAACGTGATTGCTGAAGGCGATACTCTGGAAGTCAGCGCTCCAACCGGTAACTTTTTCCTCGTGAATCCCGATCGTGACAATGTGCTTATCAGCGCGGGCATCGGCCTGACGCCGATGATCGCTATGCTCAACCAGCTCATCACGGACAATGCTCAGCCTGATAACGGCGCATTATCGCAGGAGGTTAAAACGCTGCCTTCCGGTGCGATAGCCGAGAGTAAAAAGCAGATCAGTTTCATTCACGCCGCGCGCAGCCCGCAAGTGCATGCCATGCGCCGCGAAATCCAGCAGCTTGCCGAACATCACAGCAATCTTCACCTGTATGTGGCTTATGAATCAGTATCGGAAGGTGACGTACGCGGTAAGGATTATCAGACGCTGGGCAGGCTTGATCTCAGCGACGTGCCCGCGCACCTGCTGCCAAAACAGGCTGACTATTATCTGTGCGGTCCGGTGCCCTTTATGCAGCATCAGCACGCGGCGCTGCTGGCGCTCGGCATTCCCCAGGAAAATATTCACAGCGAAGCGTTCGGCACCGGCGGCGTGTCGTTGTAAATCTTCAAGGCTCCCGAAAAAGGGAGCCTCTTTAGCAGCACGACGACGACAACGCTATCTAACGGAGGGTGGCAAATAGCTATCCGGCTCATCGTGTGCATGCTTCAGCCAGCCATCTTCCCTCTTACCGCAATCAATCAGGCAGAGAACATGAAAGCAACCTTGTGCCAGGCGCTCAATCTGCAATACCCGATCGTTCAGGCACCGATGGCGGGCGTGTCGACACCGGAACTGGCGGCGGCGGTTAGCAATGCCGGTGCGCTGGGTTCAATCAGTGTCGGCGCCTCAACGCCCGATCAAGCGCGGACCATGATCGAGAAAACGGTGTCTCTGACCCCAAGGCCGATCAACGTCAACGTGTTTTGTCATGCGCCTGTGGTGCGTGACCTGCCGCTGGAAAAGGCGTGGATTGCGCGCTTTCATGATGTGTTTAGCCGCTATGAAGCCGAGCCGCCCGAGGCGTTATCAGAGATTTATCAATCCTTTCACAACAATGCAGAAATGATGGCGGTACTGCTCGCCGCCGCACCGGCAGCAATCAGCTTCCACTTTGGCCTTCCCGCCGCCGACGTCCTGCGGCAGCTAAAAAGCCGGGGCATTGTCACGCTTGCGTCCATCACCAGCGTGAAAGAGGCACTGGCGGCAGAAGCGGCTGGCATCGATTTTGTCGTGGCGCAGGGGATCGAGGCGGGCGGACATCGGGGTCTGTTCAGCCCTAACGAAGCGGATGATCAGCTGAGCACTTTTACGCTTGTGCAGGCCGTGAAAAAGGCTTCGCACCTGCCGGTGATCGGTGCGGGCGGCATCATGGACGGAGCGGGCATCGACGCCATGTTAAGGCTGGGCGCCGACGCCGTGCAGATGGGTACGGCATTTATACTGTGCCCGGAATCCGCGGCAAACGACGCGTATCGCCAGGCACTGAAAAGCAAACAGGCTGTCAGTACGGTCATGACCACGGCGATCTCTGGCCGTCCCGCCAGATGCATTAATAATGATTTTTGCCATTTTGCTCAGGTCTTCACGCGCGACAGCATTCCACCTTATCCGTTGACTTACTCGCTGGGTAAAGCCATTGCCGCCGCCGCATCAGCAAAAGGTGCCCACGGCTTTGGTGCGCAGTGGGCCGGACAGGGTGCCACGCTGGCCCGCGAAATGCCTGCCGCCGTGCTTATCCGTACGCTGGTTGCGGAGTGGCAGGCGGGCTGAGAGTGCTTGCCGCAACGGCTTTATGCTATCGATGATGCCGCTGCGGGCTTAGTCAGGTGGCTACATGTATCAACGGATAATTGATGCACGTTGCAGGTAAATCGCCGGGACATTAGCGGCGAGTGGCACACGCCTGAAAAGGAGGCGGTCGGGTGATTACGCCAGTAACTATCCTGCTGATATTGCATATCAGTTAAAGCATTGTCGCTGTGATTAAGCAACTGCCCGGCTGCGATATGTCCAGACGTAACCACCGCATCAAATGATGCTATGTGTTTCGTGTTTCGCCTTTCGCTTCCTTTCTTTTCTCTTAACCCTTCAAATACCCTTGTCGAACGTTCAACTATTACGTCAGTCATATCCGCAATAGATTTTGCTGCACAGCTCACACATTCATTGACCTTGTATTATAGGCCACCGTGCTGATTGCACCCATCGTGCCTTACTGGTATGAAAGCTGTGATTGCCAGATATTTCCGGCGAAACCTGTTTATTGCCTCAATGCGAATCCTGATACGGCGTGGCCGTTGCGGCTTCGTGAGGTATCAGCAGGCATTATTAACGGAACAACCATAAAAACAGGGATCTTATGAATAATACGATAGTCGGCGATGTCAGCTGGATGCCGACACGGGCGGCGGCGTACCTGGCGCGCCAGACCGCGCGGCTGATAAAAGCGGGCAGCCTGACGCCTGACCACGGCCAGCAGGTTTACCGCTTTTTGGGCGTGCGGCCCAATGCCTCGCAGTGGCGCGCTTTTCTTGTCCCGTTGCTGGCGCTGCTGGGTTTACTCTCGCTGGTTGCCGGCGCCCTGTTTTTCATCGCCTGGAACTGGGCGCAGATGCCGAAAATGGCTAAGTTCGCGCTGGCAGAGTTGTTGATTGTTGCGCTGGCGGTGATCGTCTGGTGGCGCTGGTATCAGAGCCTGGCACGCAGCGCGCTGCTGGCGGCAGGATTAAGCTTCGGCGCGCTGTTTGCGTTATATGGGCAGATCTATCAGACCGGTGCCAACAGCTGGGAGCTGTTCAGAGCCTGGCTTTATATTCTTGTGCCGCTGGCGCTGATTGCGCGGCAGGACAGCCTGTGGTTTTGCAGCTGGCTGGTGGCCAATCTGGCCTTTCACCTCTACTACGTCACGTTGTCTGCTACGTTCATGGACAGCCTGATGTTTAATCACTTCGGCTGGTTGCCCGAAACCGCGATGTACGCGTATTTGCTGGTGCTGACGCTGTGCCTGGTGTTGCGGGAAACGCTGGCGCAGCGGGCGCTCGCTGCCGATCCTCAAAGCTGGCTGGCAAGCCGTTGGTTCAGCTACATCATGGCTGGCTTTCTGTTGCTGCTGCTCACCATGATCGCCGCCGGGCATATCGCTTCCATTGTGATGGGGAATTTTTCTGAGTGGAACGAAAGATTTTACACTTCACTAATCACTGGCTTCTGGCTTATTACCTTGCTGGTGGGCTATTACCTCTACCGTTACCGCTTCCCGGATCTCGGCATGCTAACGCTGGGTATCGTCAGCCTGGCGGTCACCGGCTGCACGCTGATTGCGGATCTGTTCAGTAACTCCTGGGAAACAGGCGACCTGTTTGCAGTGGGTTGCCTGATGGCCTTGTGGCTGGCGGCAAACGGTGCCCTGCTGCTGCACTGGCGCCGCAAGCTGTATGAACGCGATCCGGTTGATGTCTCCTCCTCCGAACTCAACGGCTTGATAACCGCATTACGCCAGCATGATTTGCTGAGCTACCCACAGGTGCAGGAACTTCAGCTGCACGATCACACCTCGGAACTGCCCTGGTATCTGCGGCTTGCACTCGGCCTCGGCAGTTGGGTTTCAGCGCTCATCGTTTTGCTGCTGCTGGCGCTGATTCTCTATATGACGGGCTTACTTGATGAGCCGAATGCCGTGGTCTTTATTGTGCCTTCGCTGATTTTCGCTGCGCTGGCCAGCGTGCTGTTGCGCGCAGCAGGCGCAGGCAAAAATCACATCGGGCTGGCATGGGCAATTGCCGCCACCGGCGGGCTCTGTGTCGGTCTCTATCTGTTTGTTGACCCCGACTGGGAATCCTCATTTCTTGTGGTGGCGCTCTGTACGTTACCGGTGCTGATGGTGATGGCCATTGTGATGCCCGATCGTACTTACCGGTTTATGGCGATCACCGCGATGACGTTTTTGGCCGTGCTGTTGGCGAACGATCTCACCAGCAGATATTTATCGCCGGTTACGGGATATGGTCTCTTTTCGGCGCTGGTGGCTGGCCTGGTGGCGTTCTGGTTATGGATGGTCAGAGAGCAACTCAGATTACAGGCAACGCCGATGGCTAATGCTGTGCTGCCGATAATCTACGGCATTGCCGCGGGCCTGGTCATCGTCAGTTTCACCGCCATCAATGCTGGATGGATCGCAGATATCTTCTGGAGCACATCGCCGTTTTTTAGCCTGCAATCGGGCACAGGCATGGGCATCGCGGCCGGTTTAACGTTGAGCGCGCTCTACCTGTTCTTCACACAAAAAACGCCTTTGCCGCTGCTGGCAGCGATATTATGCGGCGGCGCGGCAATTTATGCGCCGGGTATTGGGCTGGGACTGACATTACTGATGATGGCGCGTTTTCAGGGCAGCCGGGGCATTCTCGGGATAGCGTTTTGTCTTCTGCTGCTCTACGTCTCTTGCTGGTATTACTTTCTTGGCGTGAATTTAATGCATAAGTCAGTGCTGCTGTTGATTGGAGGGGGAGTGTTGCTGGCGGTGGCCTTTGCGGCCAAAAAGGCGTTACCGACGCGTAGCGGGAGTGTTTATGAAAACCAGTAACCTGAGAAAATGGCTGGCGTTAGGGGTGATTGTCCTGGCGCTGGTGGCGGTGAATATCAGCATCTGGCAAAAGGAGCGGCTGTTGAAACAGGGCGCAGTGGTGATTTTAGACCTTGCTCCGGTCGATCCGCGCTCGCTAATGCAGGGTGATTATATGGCGCTCAATTATGCGATCACTCAACCGTTACAGCTGGCGTTTTATCAGCGGCATCAGGAGAGCCGATTCATACCGGCACCCACCAGCGGCACCCTGATTGTGGATATTGATGCGCAGCGTCGGGTCACGCAGGCGCAGTTTGACCAGGGTGCGCCACTGAAAGCCAATCAGCTGCGGATGAAATATCACATTAATGCCGGGACGCTGACCGTTGGCACCAATGCCTGGTTCTTTCAGGAAGGTCAAGGCAAACGCTTCGATCGGGCGCGTTACGGATCTTTTCGAGTAGCAGAGGATGGCACCGCGCTGCTCACCGCCTTGCTGGATGAAAATGGCCAGGCAATAGCGCCGTAGCCAACAGCATCTGTGCATGGAACATCAACAATAGCCCTGTCGGGGTTTTACCGGTTCATTACGAAGGAGGCGGATGAGGATTTTTCATCCGCTAACAGGCACGGGGGCCGCAGAAAGAGCCGAAATGAGGGTTGGCTCATTGCCTTTTCATTCCACGCGCAGATGCAGCAGGTGCCAACAGCAGCACTCTGCGAGAAGCGTTGTACGCGCTGCTAAAATGCAGGCCGACAACGCTGCCTGCCGTTGCTTACAGCATGAAATCGCTCAGGCTTTTGCCATTCTCAAGCGCAATCCTGATCGCTGAAGGTGTGCGTCCCTGCCCGGTCCACTGCTTTACTTCGCCACTGGCATCGGTGTACTGGTATTTAGCCGGACGCGGCGCACGCTTTTTCTTCATGTCGCTGCCACGCTTTTCCATGCCGCTCAGCAGATCTGCCGGATTGATACCATCTTCCTGGAGCAGTTCGCGGTACATCGCCAGCTTTTCAGCCTTATCACGCGCTTCAGCCTCCTGGGCTTCAGTTTCTTCACGGCGCTCAGTGACCACCACCTCTAACTTCTGCAGCATCTCTTCCAGCACATCCAGCGCGTAGTCACGAGAATGGGCACGCAGGGTGCGAAGATTGTTCAGGCTGCTCAGAATTTCACTCATACAAAAACCTCAAAACTAAAATCAAAAACGCATTGATATCTAACACAATCAATAAGGATAACATTGATAAAGTCTGATTCCGATCCTGATGACGCGCTAAGTTAGCCTGAGCTGTGTGTTTGCCTGATTAATACCCATATCGCCGCCTGTGTCGCCATAAGGCCGAAAACGAAAGCGATCTCCTTACCCAGATTTCGCAGGGCATGCCTGCTTTTTGCGCATAATGGCTGCTGATTTAGGCAAAGCACGGTTTATGATGAGGCGGGTGGATAGCCTCTTTTATCTCACCTCATTCACATACATAAAATGCTCCGTACTGAAGCGATGATGCGCCAGAATTACCGGCACTGCGCTTTGATCAAACGACACTTCATCAATCACCATAATGGCGTGCGGCAGGTTCAGTTCGAGTAACGCAGCATCTTCTTCGTTGGCCAGCGTCGCGGTAATTTGCTCGCGTACCGCAGCAATACGGATGTCGTAGCGTTCGAATAAATAGCGATACAGCAGCGGCGGCAACTGCTTCGCCTGTGGGAAATCAGCCAGCCGCGCCGTAGGCAGGATCAAGGTTTCATGCATTGCCGGGATCCCTTTGACCCGGCGTAACCGCTTCAGCCGCACCACCGCATCACCCGCCGCAATATGCAACTGGCGAGCTTCCGTGTCGCTGGCCTCGCCC from Duffyella gerundensis includes:
- a CDS encoding alpha-glucosidase/alpha-galactosidase, which produces MSAPKITFIGAGSTIFVKNILGDVFHRPALKSAHIALMDIDETRLEESHIVVRKLMDSAGAHGDITCYTDRKSALKGADFVVVAFQIGGYEPCTVTDFDVCKRHGLEQTIADTLGPGGIMRALRTIPHLWQICEDMTEVCPNATMLNYVNPMAMNTWAMYARYPHIKQVGLCHSVQGTAEELARDLDLDPASLRYRCAGINHMAFYLSLEKKTGEGDYVSLYPDLLKAYEQGTAPKPNAHGNARCENIVRYEMLKKLGYFVTESSEHFAEYTPWFIKPGREDLIERYKVPLDEYPKRCVEQLATWRKELEEYKSADRIDIKPSHEYASTIINALWTGEPSVIYGNVRNDNLIDNLPQGCCVEVPCLVDSNGIQPTHIGTLPSHLAALMQTNINVQHLLTEAILTENRDRVYHAALLDPHTAAVLGIDEIYALIDDLIAAHGDWLPAWLHRA
- the melR gene encoding transcriptional regulator MelR codes for the protein MDFTSAPLPPDPHMCNSTDSTTRSPLSLYSEYQRMDIELRIPEYMDACHWHGQVEVNVPFDGDVEYLINNEVVQIKQGHITLFWACTPHQLTCPGSCSNMAIFNLPMHLFLSWPLDKQLINHVTHGMVIKSLAAQQLSPFEVRRWQQEINSPNEQIRQLAIDEIGLMLKRFSLSGWQPILVNKTARSRSSGNSVSRHARFYVSQMLEFIGANHNRPLTIESVAEHVKLNPNYAMGIFQRVMQLTMKQYITAMRVNHVRALLSDTDKSILDIALTAGFHSSSSFYSTFNKYVGMSPQHYRKLRQQRGTIG
- a CDS encoding globin domain-containing protein, whose protein sequence is MTSEQKDLVKATVPVLRENGVALTDYFYKRMLKNNPQLKETFNMGHQRSGAQAKALAGAVLAYAENIDDPSVLAPVVELICHKHVSLNIQAPDYDIVGENLLHSISEVLNISMEDKLIAAWASAYQQLADLFIATEKSLYAQQEKTPGSWLGWRDFVVARKEKENSEITSFYLMPKDGKALPTYKPGQYITVRVMVPALGIKQPRQYSLSDSPGGEYLRISVKREDSRAENQDPGYVSSTLHNVIAEGDTLEVSAPTGNFFLVNPDRDNVLISAGIGLTPMIAMLNQLITDNAQPDNGALSQEVKTLPSGAIAESKKQISFIHAARSPQVHAMRREIQQLAEHHSNLHLYVAYESVSEGDVRGKDYQTLGRLDLSDVPAHLLPKQADYYLCGPVPFMQHQHAALLALGIPQENIHSEAFGTGGVSL
- a CDS encoding NAD(P)H-dependent flavin oxidoreductase — its product is MKATLCQALNLQYPIVQAPMAGVSTPELAAAVSNAGALGSISVGASTPDQARTMIEKTVSLTPRPINVNVFCHAPVVRDLPLEKAWIARFHDVFSRYEAEPPEALSEIYQSFHNNAEMMAVLLAAAPAAISFHFGLPAADVLRQLKSRGIVTLASITSVKEALAAEAAGIDFVVAQGIEAGGHRGLFSPNEADDQLSTFTLVQAVKKASHLPVIGAGGIMDGAGIDAMLRLGADAVQMGTAFILCPESAANDAYRQALKSKQAVSTVMTTAISGRPARCINNDFCHFAQVFTRDSIPPYPLTYSLGKAIAAAASAKGAHGFGAQWAGQGATLAREMPAAVLIRTLVAEWQAG
- a CDS encoding DUF4401 domain-containing protein; translated protein: MNNTIVGDVSWMPTRAAAYLARQTARLIKAGSLTPDHGQQVYRFLGVRPNASQWRAFLVPLLALLGLLSLVAGALFFIAWNWAQMPKMAKFALAELLIVALAVIVWWRWYQSLARSALLAAGLSFGALFALYGQIYQTGANSWELFRAWLYILVPLALIARQDSLWFCSWLVANLAFHLYYVTLSATFMDSLMFNHFGWLPETAMYAYLLVLTLCLVLRETLAQRALAADPQSWLASRWFSYIMAGFLLLLLTMIAAGHIASIVMGNFSEWNERFYTSLITGFWLITLLVGYYLYRYRFPDLGMLTLGIVSLAVTGCTLIADLFSNSWETGDLFAVGCLMALWLAANGALLLHWRRKLYERDPVDVSSSELNGLITALRQHDLLSYPQVQELQLHDHTSELPWYLRLALGLGSWVSALIVLLLLALILYMTGLLDEPNAVVFIVPSLIFAALASVLLRAAGAGKNHIGLAWAIAATGGLCVGLYLFVDPDWESSFLVVALCTLPVLMVMAIVMPDRTYRFMAITAMTFLAVLLANDLTSRYLSPVTGYGLFSALVAGLVAFWLWMVREQLRLQATPMANAVLPIIYGIAAGLVIVSFTAINAGWIADIFWSTSPFFSLQSGTGMGIAAGLTLSALYLFFTQKTPLPLLAAILCGGAAIYAPGIGLGLTLLMMARFQGSRGILGIAFCLLLLYVSCWYYFLGVNLMHKSVLLLIGGGVLLAVAFAAKKALPTRSGSVYENQ
- a CDS encoding GDYXXLXY domain-containing protein; its protein translation is MKTSNLRKWLALGVIVLALVAVNISIWQKERLLKQGAVVILDLAPVDPRSLMQGDYMALNYAITQPLQLAFYQRHQESRFIPAPTSGTLIVDIDAQRRVTQAQFDQGAPLKANQLRMKYHINAGTLTVGTNAWFFQEGQGKRFDRARYGSFRVAEDGTALLTALLDENGQAIAP
- a CDS encoding H-NS family nucleoid-associated regulatory protein; amino-acid sequence: MSEILSSLNNLRTLRAHSRDYALDVLEEMLQKLEVVVTERREETEAQEAEARDKAEKLAMYRELLQEDGINPADLLSGMEKRGSDMKKKRAPRPAKYQYTDASGEVKQWTGQGRTPSAIRIALENGKSLSDFML
- a CDS encoding GntR family transcriptional regulator; its protein translation is MQKKYDAGDVPQFGRLRDSEGAPLYEVVKRYISESILQGELTAGMILPSENSLAARFGVSVGTVRKALAALTTEGMLMRRRKTGTVVTGWAPLHNLSHFFQYFRLHDKTGGLLLSETRVLDYQLGEASDTEARQLHIAAGDAVVRLKRLRRVKGIPAMHETLILPTARLADFPQAKQLPPLLYRYLFERYDIRIAAVREQITATLANEEDAALLELNLPHAIMVIDEVSFDQSAVPVILAHHRFSTEHFMYVNEVR